Genomic segment of Anopheles darlingi chromosome X, idAnoDarlMG_H_01, whole genome shotgun sequence:
GCAGGTTACCtccactgctgccaccgcaTAGGAGTCCCTCGTCGCGTATCAAACGACGGGCTAGGGGTAGCGCTTCGCGATCGTTGAACTTGTACCACCGGTCTACTACGGTCCGGTCGAGCACGGTTGGCAGGAAATCGTACCCGACGCCCTCTACCTCGTAGAAGCTCACGTTCGACCGGTTCAACTCTTCCGGTTCGGCCAGTATCGAACCCTCCGGGTCGGCGGCGATCACCTTGCATGTCGGACACGACTGCTTGATCTGGCGCCCGATTCCGGTCAACGTACCGCCCGTACCAGTACCGATCACCACCATGTCCACGTTGCCGCCGAGCTGCTCCACGATCTCGGCCCCGGTGCCGTCGTAATGGGCGAGCGGATTGCCCGCGTTCCGGTACTGATCGAGAATGATCGAATCCGGGATCGAGCGTTGCAGGCTCTGCGACACGGCAATCAGCCCCTCGGGCGAATCGAATGCAGCCTCCGTCGGCGTACGGATCACCTGCGCACCCAGTGCCTTCAGCGTGTCCACCTTCTCGTTCGACATCTTCTCCGGCATGACAATCAGACACTGGTAGCCCTTGGCGGCGGCCGCCATTGCCAGCCCGATGCCGGTATTGCCAGACGTCGGCTCGATGATGGTGCAACCCGGCTTCAGAAGCCCCTTACGCTCCGCTTCAAGCACCATGCGTACCCCGATTCGGTCCTTCACCGAGCCACCGGGATTCAAGAACTCACACTTGGCGTCTGGAAGCGAAAAGGGGAAACAGAGAACGGTGGGTCGTTGATTCTGTCGCTCTTTTTGCGCCGGGGCGGTCATCTGCGGGCGGTGTGATACGTACAGACATTACACTTCAGACCGTACGAAGCTGGAATCTTGTTCAGCTTTACTAGCGGCGTTTGACCGACCGCCTCGAGGATCGTCGAGAGCAATGCTGGCCTCGGTACGCTGCGGATTAAGAGTGAGAGGGTCAGTtccttttttgccaaaaaaaaacccctcgacTATCCACAACTAGCCAATGTAACAAAGCGTACAACGTAGTGGTGACCTCCGCTTTCCTCTGCTACCCCTGCTAACCTTACTATCTGACGGAACCATAAAACCACCGCGGAATGCGGAAAGCTGGGAAGCAAGGAGGAGGGGAAAGAGGGTGAcgtgggagggggtggcggtggcagagGAAACCTCATAGGTCGAGATGGTGGAGCACTGATTGCTCGCCCCGTCTCGCCACGTTGTTTGCGGTCACCACAATCGGTTAGAGCACACACGAGCAACGATAATAATCGCGCCTGGTACAATGGAACCACAACACCGAATTGGTGTTTCCATTGGGTTGCCTGATAAGTGGCCCCAGCATCATCGCGTGGGGTAATAGGAAGTCTCGCACCCTAGTGTGCTCAACAGTACCCAGTGTGCGTGCCGTCCATGATCTCTGACCTCCGCTTCCCTCCCTTAACAAAACGCCCAAGTCCCAACGAAGCGGCGGGAATTCAGCAATCGCCCGAACGCGCGCATAAGCAGCTGATCTGCTCCCCGCTCGCATCTCGCATCCtttcaaagcaaaacaaagaaagtaaaaaactaaatgaaaaaacaaaaaaacaattctaCGCAGACACATTATCT
This window contains:
- the LOC125954124 gene encoding cystathionine beta-synthase; translated protein: MASQQQNGNHRGCPMNGCGHQATGSCTAPARDLPGDPMINFIRPDQPSRCTWSAAGTSDPSPHHHEPLVPRPALLSTILEAVGQTPLVKLNKIPASYGLKCNVYAKCEFLNPGGSVKDRIGVRMVLEAERKGLLKPGCTIIEPTSGNTGIGLAMAAAAKGYQCLIVMPEKMSNEKVDTLKALGAQVIRTPTEAAFDSPEGLIAVSQSLQRSIPDSIILDQYRNAGNPLAHYDGTGAEIVEQLGGNVDMVVIGTGTGGTLTGIGRQIKQSCPTCKVIAADPEGSILAEPEELNRSNVSFYEVEGVGYDFLPTVLDRTVVDRWYKFNDREALPLARRLIRDEGLLCGGSSGGNLHVALEAAKELKEGQNCVVILPDNIRNYLTKFVSDNWMEARAFKESINTYNHPWWNDRISSIKMSFPITVTDDKTIAEAIALLKQHNLNQLPVVTSTGAIKGVVYLPNLMGKLLNCLAKPTDSLKRAIFKQFVKIDHQETVGRASRILEKDPFIVITRTDQIEGDVKHDEALVGVLTQRHIFDFIANHSNGAEDNTQ